A genomic window from Fibrobacterota bacterium includes:
- a CDS encoding TIGR02147 family protein, with protein sequence MDPIWSHTDYRKWMRAWLEAQRLARPSVVSSRWMALRLSIDPSLFSKILAAERHIATSQVEPICELTGLAGDEAEYFRILVQYGKAKGHKEAQSCFRRMAQLRKVSPVPLEGVQSAYWQNWENLAIRELMSCGDVKDDPETIARRIRPTLSARRVRQSLSILSELGLATLDERGIWRRSEPFLRDGPNVDPAVLRHFHKESLLLAAEAIESVPKELRDLSSLTLAIPENGYPQLVELLKEFRQRILATISGMDKPDRVYQLGLHLIPRALPDSDRPDA encoded by the coding sequence TTGGATCCCATCTGGTCGCACACGGACTACCGCAAATGGATGCGCGCCTGGCTGGAAGCCCAGCGCTTGGCCCGTCCCTCCGTGGTCTCCAGCCGCTGGATGGCCTTGCGACTGTCCATCGACCCCAGCTTGTTTTCGAAGATCCTCGCCGCCGAGCGCCACATCGCCACATCGCAGGTGGAACCGATCTGCGAACTGACGGGCCTGGCAGGCGACGAGGCCGAATATTTCAGGATCCTGGTGCAGTACGGGAAGGCGAAAGGACACAAGGAGGCCCAGTCCTGCTTTCGCCGGATGGCGCAATTGCGCAAAGTCTCGCCGGTTCCGTTGGAAGGCGTCCAGTCCGCCTACTGGCAGAACTGGGAAAACCTCGCGATCCGCGAACTGATGTCCTGCGGCGATGTGAAGGACGATCCCGAGACGATCGCCCGCAGGATACGGCCAACCCTGTCGGCTCGCCGTGTACGACAATCTTTGTCAATCCTGTCCGAACTGGGCCTGGCCACGCTGGACGAACGCGGAATCTGGCGCCGTTCGGAGCCCTTTTTGCGCGACGGCCCGAACGTGGATCCCGCCGTCTTGCGCCACTTCCACAAGGAGAGCCTGCTCTTGGCCGCCGAGGCCATCGAGTCCGTCCCGAAGGAGCTGCGCGACCTTTCCAGCCTGACCTTGGCGATCCCGGAAAACGGCTATCCGCAGTTGGTGGAACTTTTGAAGGAGTTCCGCCAGCGAATTCTGGCTACCATTTCGGGAATGGACAAACCGGATCGCGTCTACCAGTTGGGATTGCACCTCATCCCGCGGGCCTTGCCCGACTCGGACCGACCGGATGCGTAG
- a CDS encoding malate dehydrogenase, whose amino-acid sequence MKKPLRVAVTGAAGQICYSLIPRIASGEMFGADQPVILQLLEVPFEKPQQALKGVAMELDDCAFPLLQGIVLADDPMVAFKDADWCLLVGSKPRGPGMERKDLLLDNGKIFVGQGKAIDAVAAENVHVAVVGNPCNTNAWICAMSAPRVAKKNFSAMTRLDQNRAMSQLAAKAGVHSSAVTEAIIWGNHSATQYPDYFNAKINGKLASEVIGDEAWAKDVFIPTVQKRGAAIIDVAGASSRFSAANGLIDHVRSLVTPGSTVHSVAVWSNGDYGIDKDIMASFPVRTTGHGEWEVVKGYDLNGLAKERIALSVKELNEEISVVKEMLGSI is encoded by the coding sequence ATGAAGAAGCCCTTGCGCGTTGCTGTCACCGGTGCCGCCGGCCAGATCTGCTACAGCCTGATCCCCCGCATCGCCTCCGGCGAAATGTTCGGCGCCGACCAGCCCGTGATCCTCCAACTTCTCGAAGTCCCCTTCGAGAAGCCCCAGCAGGCCCTCAAGGGCGTGGCGATGGAACTGGACGACTGCGCGTTCCCGCTGTTGCAGGGCATCGTGCTGGCCGACGACCCGATGGTGGCCTTCAAGGATGCCGACTGGTGCTTGCTGGTGGGCTCCAAGCCCCGCGGCCCCGGCATGGAGCGCAAGGATCTGTTGCTGGACAACGGCAAGATCTTCGTTGGCCAGGGCAAGGCCATCGATGCCGTCGCCGCGGAAAACGTGCACGTGGCCGTGGTGGGCAACCCCTGCAACACCAACGCCTGGATCTGCGCCATGAGCGCTCCCCGCGTGGCCAAGAAGAATTTCAGCGCCATGACCCGCCTGGACCAGAATCGCGCCATGAGCCAGTTGGCCGCCAAGGCCGGAGTGCATTCCAGCGCCGTGACCGAGGCCATCATCTGGGGCAACCACTCGGCCACCCAGTACCCGGATTACTTCAACGCCAAGATCAACGGCAAGCTCGCTTCCGAAGTGATCGGCGACGAAGCCTGGGCCAAGGACGTGTTCATCCCCACCGTGCAAAAGCGCGGTGCGGCGATCATCGACGTCGCGGGCGCCTCCAGCCGTTTCAGCGCCGCCAACGGCCTGATCGACCACGTCCGCAGCCTGGTCACCCCCGGTTCCACCGTCCACTCGGTGGCCGTGTGGTCCAACGGCGACTACGGCATCGACAAGGACATCATGGCCTCCTTCCCCGTGCGCACCACCGGCCACGGCGAGTGGGAAGTGGTCAAGGGCTACGATCTCAACGGCTTGGCCAAGGAGCGCATCGCGCTTTCCGTCAAGGAACTGAACGAAGAGATCTCCGTCGTGAAGGAAATGCTCGGCAGCATCTGA
- a CDS encoding transglycosylase SLT domain-containing protein translates to MRRTWSLSLTPTLVGAVALAVLFLGDTILSIGFGAKIAWTRREQARVNTRLDSLQRTMDSLQRVDRLRGLVIRACSGRIDPQSATVLAREIDWNARLYDFDPLLILAVVLTESGGQFEALGHHPGGKLSGAVGVMQVQPITARAMSQELGLEAPVAEDLLDPSYNVRMGVAFLLKMIHRYGDLRMGVLAYNMGPVALENRLRGNEALPERYVQVVMGTYRRLRSDSP, encoded by the coding sequence ATGAGGCGCACCTGGAGCCTTTCGTTGACTCCCACCTTGGTGGGCGCCGTGGCCCTGGCGGTCCTGTTCCTTGGCGACACGATCCTTTCGATCGGCTTCGGGGCGAAAATCGCCTGGACCCGACGCGAGCAGGCGCGCGTGAACACGCGTCTCGATTCCCTCCAGCGAACCATGGACTCTCTCCAGAGAGTGGATCGTCTGCGCGGTCTGGTGATCCGAGCCTGTTCCGGGAGGATCGATCCCCAGTCCGCGACGGTGTTGGCCCGGGAAATCGATTGGAACGCGCGGCTGTACGATTTCGATCCGTTGCTGATCCTCGCCGTGGTTCTCACGGAGAGCGGAGGTCAGTTCGAGGCTCTGGGGCATCATCCCGGTGGCAAGCTTTCGGGCGCGGTCGGAGTCATGCAGGTCCAGCCCATCACGGCAAGAGCCATGTCGCAGGAGCTGGGATTGGAAGCTCCGGTCGCCGAGGACCTGCTGGACCCTTCGTACAACGTGCGCATGGGCGTGGCGTTCTTGCTCAAGATGATCCACCGCTATGGAGACCTGCGCATGGGGGTCCTCGCCTACAACATGGGGCCTGTGGCCCTGGAGAACCGGTTGCGTGGCAACGAGGCCCTGCCCGAGCGGTATGTGCAGGTGGTGATGGGTACCTATCGCCGATTGCGTTCGGACTCGCCTTAG
- a CDS encoding DUF1926 domain-containing protein produces the protein MLLCRTMTDVPTEQRTRLSVVVHLHDPGFLADDEIRRLSLAPLETLVGILQRHLDVRFALYLPGRVLESAARSAPKILDVLRQAGNSGRIEWLGGGFHDPLFSQIPDSSRRSQIQMHAGALRQHVGGEPRGAWLPGFVWDPSLVSGFLQSGFSYTVLKDHQIPTAEEAARLGWYLTEELGVPFRLLASRESLGALFRAGAVEEMLRLASVPIGEGKEPAGGLIDVPLLASSREGFEPIHLERLSALAALVSTQDSGFELVLPGEAIRKGEPLGIVYPPPSASRAYCEPGPGGGVRDLLRRQSWANLCHKRMLHLLTRSEQVPGPKVRALVADSLLQAQNASFFRDADEAGGIRYLRDRVRLGSLILDAETVLDQTFPDDSVQVDALDLLCEGAQQVLVRNSRVSLLVEPRRGGQLSSLDFKPRLHAWGCAQGLPVLSESFHEIQGVGEEGARAEIGDFAGRAFDVQYKRVGQDLQVMLNRSATLNLAGVEHPLQMEKTFTVRSGKAQVAVTYKLTNTGSHLLLFGFQCVLGVAPSDGEAGEQRHRLESQGWTDLVSSTQAESAKGWEISDRSAGQSLTWEVAKAARMDARAIMARRPGQNEPGRLDGMAAQAFWEVQLPPGESWSLISRIDLATERRR, from the coding sequence ATGCTACTCTGTAGGACGATGACCGACGTTCCCACCGAACAACGCACCCGCCTATCCGTGGTCGTGCATCTGCACGATCCCGGATTTCTGGCCGACGACGAAATTCGTCGGCTGTCGCTCGCCCCTTTGGAAACCCTGGTCGGGATCCTCCAGAGGCATCTGGATGTCCGGTTCGCCCTCTATCTGCCGGGCCGTGTGCTGGAAAGCGCCGCGCGATCGGCCCCCAAGATCCTGGACGTGCTGCGTCAGGCCGGCAATTCGGGCAGGATCGAGTGGCTGGGTGGAGGCTTCCATGACCCGCTGTTTTCCCAAATTCCAGATTCCTCCCGGCGCTCCCAAATCCAGATGCATGCGGGGGCCTTGCGTCAGCACGTGGGCGGCGAGCCGCGTGGCGCCTGGCTTCCGGGGTTCGTGTGGGATCCCAGCTTGGTGTCGGGATTTCTGCAATCGGGATTTTCCTACACGGTTTTGAAAGACCACCAGATCCCCACGGCCGAGGAGGCCGCCCGGTTGGGGTGGTATCTCACTGAGGAACTTGGTGTTCCCTTTCGGCTGTTGGCCTCCCGCGAATCGCTGGGCGCCTTGTTCCGGGCTGGAGCGGTGGAAGAAATGTTGCGGCTGGCATCGGTTCCCATCGGCGAGGGGAAAGAGCCTGCCGGGGGGCTCATCGATGTCCCTCTCTTGGCGTCCTCCCGGGAGGGGTTCGAGCCCATCCACCTGGAGCGTTTGTCCGCCTTGGCGGCCCTGGTCAGCACCCAAGACAGCGGTTTCGAGCTGGTCCTGCCCGGCGAGGCCATCCGCAAGGGCGAGCCGCTGGGGATCGTCTATCCGCCTCCCTCGGCATCGCGGGCCTACTGCGAACCGGGGCCGGGTGGGGGCGTGCGCGATCTCTTGCGGCGCCAAAGCTGGGCCAATCTCTGCCACAAGCGGATGCTCCACCTGCTGACAAGATCCGAGCAAGTCCCTGGACCCAAGGTACGGGCGTTGGTGGCCGACTCCTTGCTGCAAGCGCAGAACGCGAGCTTCTTCCGCGACGCCGACGAAGCGGGAGGGATTCGGTATCTGCGAGACCGGGTCCGATTGGGCTCGCTGATCTTGGATGCGGAAACCGTTCTGGACCAGACCTTTCCGGACGACTCCGTGCAGGTGGATGCCTTGGACCTGCTGTGCGAAGGCGCGCAGCAGGTGCTCGTGCGCAATTCGCGCGTTTCGCTTCTGGTGGAGCCTCGCCGCGGCGGGCAACTGAGCTCGCTCGATTTCAAGCCGCGCTTGCACGCCTGGGGTTGCGCGCAGGGCCTGCCCGTGCTCTCGGAAAGCTTCCACGAGATCCAAGGGGTCGGCGAGGAAGGGGCTCGCGCGGAGATCGGAGACTTCGCGGGCCGGGCCTTCGATGTCCAATACAAGCGGGTGGGGCAGGATCTTCAGGTGATGCTCAACCGTTCGGCGACCTTGAACCTTGCCGGGGTGGAGCACCCCTTGCAGATGGAAAAGACCTTCACGGTCCGCTCCGGCAAGGCGCAGGTCGCCGTGACCTACAAACTGACCAACACCGGGTCGCATCTGTTGTTGTTCGGCTTCCAGTGCGTTCTGGGCGTCGCGCCGTCCGATGGCGAAGCGGGGGAGCAGCGACATCGGCTCGAGTCCCAAGGCTGGACGGATCTTGTCTCCAGCACCCAGGCGGAATCCGCCAAGGGTTGGGAGATCTCGGATCGTTCGGCGGGCCAGAGTCTGACGTGGGAAGTGGCCAAGGCCGCCAGGATGGATGCCCGCGCGATCATGGCCAGAAGACCCGGGCAGAACGAGCCCGGCCGCCTGGATGGGATGGCCGCGCAGGCGTTCTGGGAGGTGCAATTGCCGCCAGGGGAGTCGTGGTCCTTGATTTCCAGGATCGACCTGGCCACGGAGCGTCGCCGATGA
- a CDS encoding glycoside hydrolase family 9 protein: protein MIGPMLLVFAISTAPCAPIASLPAFRANQADYQAGLPIDLVVGRTPKGSFPTGAWTLKEADRGKVVATGVFAAAHGWNALHDSAVVVSLPSSLPGGTYGLESGKTRLGNFRVSATTDRQLFRTTMKAFYHNRSGSGTSFEFAGSWARPAGHPDTLVKRHSSTGQNGTLSSPKGWYDAGDYGKYIVNSGITCWTLLDLAESHPAVFDTLSWPIPAGSEPPLLCEARWNLDWMLSMQDADGGVYHKLTTLKFDAMTEQPHQDLADRYVVMKTTAATLDFASVFFKASRVFAKRDSAYAARCASAAERAWAWSVAHPATVYHQPPDVKTGKYEDTVLTDERLLAAVERRIQGGDDNFWMPFRGLLDQSRNEASWQDVGALALYAILAHPRIFAKDTAIASARLLERARVLRDRSATTAYGVSIDSSEFVWGSNAVLANQGIHLLQAFRRSGDSGFLAAARRDLGYLLGANPFDSSFVTGVGLRPARHPHHRPSAADTVLEPVPGFLVGGGHLGGQDAGANPWQCKDYRVGGAPALSWTDQQCSYATNEVAINWNAALVGLVGGFIALRECPGGCYSVGR, encoded by the coding sequence ATGATCGGTCCAATGCTGCTTGTCTTCGCGATTTCCACGGCACCTTGCGCGCCGATCGCATCATTGCCCGCCTTTCGCGCCAATCAAGCCGATTACCAAGCGGGCTTGCCCATCGATCTGGTCGTTGGCCGGACACCCAAGGGGTCGTTTCCCACCGGGGCCTGGACCCTCAAGGAGGCCGATCGGGGCAAGGTGGTGGCCACGGGAGTGTTCGCCGCTGCGCACGGTTGGAACGCGCTCCACGATTCGGCCGTGGTGGTGAGTCTTCCCTCGAGCCTGCCTGGTGGCACCTACGGACTGGAATCGGGCAAGACGAGATTGGGCAATTTCCGGGTCTCCGCGACGACCGACCGCCAATTGTTCCGAACGACGATGAAGGCTTTCTACCACAACCGCTCAGGGTCCGGCACGAGCTTTGAATTTGCAGGAAGCTGGGCACGACCTGCCGGGCATCCGGACACCTTGGTGAAGCGGCATTCCTCCACGGGTCAGAATGGAACGCTTTCCAGCCCCAAAGGCTGGTACGATGCGGGTGACTACGGCAAGTACATCGTCAATTCCGGGATCACCTGCTGGACCCTCCTGGATCTGGCCGAATCCCATCCGGCAGTCTTCGATACCCTTTCCTGGCCGATCCCTGCCGGGAGCGAGCCTCCGTTGCTTTGCGAAGCGCGATGGAATCTCGATTGGATGCTCTCGATGCAGGATGCGGATGGAGGGGTCTACCACAAACTGACCACGCTCAAATTCGACGCGATGACCGAACAACCCCACCAGGATCTTGCCGATCGCTACGTGGTGATGAAGACCACCGCCGCCACCTTGGATTTCGCATCGGTGTTCTTCAAGGCTTCCAGGGTGTTCGCCAAACGGGATTCCGCCTACGCCGCGCGTTGCGCGAGCGCGGCCGAGCGGGCCTGGGCGTGGTCGGTGGCGCATCCGGCCACGGTCTACCACCAGCCGCCGGATGTCAAGACCGGCAAATACGAAGACACGGTCCTGACCGACGAGCGCCTTCTGGCCGCGGTGGAACGGCGCATCCAAGGCGGAGATGACAATTTCTGGATGCCATTTCGAGGTCTGTTGGACCAGTCCCGCAACGAGGCTTCCTGGCAGGATGTCGGGGCGCTGGCGCTTTATGCCATCCTGGCGCATCCCCGGATCTTCGCGAAGGACACCGCCATCGCCTCCGCTCGCCTGCTGGAGCGTGCCCGCGTGCTGCGCGACCGGTCGGCAACCACAGCCTACGGTGTTTCCATCGATTCCTCGGAATTCGTCTGGGGTTCCAACGCGGTGCTGGCCAACCAGGGCATCCATCTGCTCCAGGCCTTCCGACGCAGCGGAGATTCCGGCTTCCTGGCCGCGGCGCGGCGCGATCTGGGGTACCTCTTGGGCGCCAATCCGTTCGACTCGAGCTTCGTGACGGGCGTAGGCCTCAGGCCTGCGCGCCATCCCCACCACCGGCCATCTGCTGCGGACACCGTGTTGGAGCCCGTACCAGGGTTCCTTGTGGGGGGAGGACATCTGGGCGGGCAGGACGCCGGGGCCAATCCCTGGCAGTGCAAGGACTACCGGGTGGGAGGTGCTCCGGCCCTTTCCTGGACCGACCAACAATGCTCCTACGCGACCAACGAGGTGGCCATCAACTGGAACGCCGCCTTGGTCGGGTTGGTGGGAGGGTTCATCGCCCTCCGGGAATGCCCCGGAGGATGCTACTCTGTAGGACGATGA